One part of the Musa acuminata AAA Group cultivar baxijiao chromosome BXJ1-5, Cavendish_Baxijiao_AAA, whole genome shotgun sequence genome encodes these proteins:
- the LOC135675089 gene encoding probable aquaporin TIP1-1 gives MPISRIAIGTTEEATHPSALKAALAEFICTFIFVFAGQGSGMAYSKMTSGGAATPTGLIMAALAHAFALFVAVSVGANISGGHVNPAVTFGAFVGGNITLLRGVLYWVAQLLGSTAACLLLHFATGGLETGTFGLSSGVGVWEALVLEAVMTFGLVYTVYATAVDPRRGSLGAIAPIAIGFIVGANILVGGAFDGASMNPAVSFGPALVSWSWTHQWVYWLGPLSGGALAGLVYEIFFICSTHEQLASADY, from the exons ATGCCGATCTCTCGGATCGCCATCGGGACGACGGAGGAGGCGACGCACCCGAGCGCGCTGAAAGCCGCGCTCGCCGAGTTTATATGCACCTTCATCTTCGTCTTCGCCGGCCAAGGCTCCGGCATGGCCTACA GCAAGATGACGAGCGGTGGGGCGGCGACGCCCACAGGACTGATCATGGCGGCGCTGGCGCACGCCTTCGCCCTGTTCGTGGCGGTGTCGGTGGGGGCGAACATCTCGGGCGGGCACGTAAACCCGGCCGTGACCTTCGGTGCGTTCGTGGGCGGCAACATCACGCTGCTGCGAGGCGTTCTCTACTGGGTGGCGCAGCTGCTCGGCTCCACTGCGGCCTGCCTCCTGCTCCACTTCGCCACCGGCGGGCTGGAGACCGGCACCTTCGGGCTGTCGTCGGGGGTGGGCGTGTGGGAGGCGCTGGTGCTAGAGGCCGTCATGACCTTCGGCCTCGTGTACACCGTCTACGCCACCGCCGTCGACCCCAGGAGGGGTAGCCTCGGCGCCATCGCCCCCATCGCCATCGGCTTCATCGTTGGCGCCAACATCCTGGTGGGCGGCGCCTTCGATGGTGCCTCCATGAACCCGGCCGTGTCCTTCGGTCCCGCGCTCGTCAGCTGGTCGTGGACCCACCAGTGGGTGTACTGGCTGGGCCCGCTCAGCGGTGGCGCCCTCGCCGGCCTCGTCTACGAGATCTTCTTCATCTGCAGCACCCACGAGCAGCTCGCCTCCGCCGACTACTGA